Proteins encoded in a region of the Mixophyes fleayi isolate aMixFle1 chromosome 5, aMixFle1.hap1, whole genome shotgun sequence genome:
- the GUK1 gene encoding guanylate kinase isoform X2, with protein sequence MAGPRPVVLSGPSGAGKSTLLKRLLKEFEGVFGFSVSHTTRKPRPGEADGKDYHFVTVQEMQRGIDSGEFIEHAVFSGNMYGTSKAAVHAVQSGNQICILDIDMQGVKSIKKTDLNPIYISIQPPSVEILEKRLRDRKTESEESLQKRLAVAKRDIEISKEPGLFDEAIINDDLEDAYSKLKAVLKEEINKAQSSKDS encoded by the exons ATGGCTGGACCCAGACCTGTGGTGCTCAGCGGACCCTCTGGTGCGGGAAAGAGCACGCTCTTAAAGAGGCTGCTGAAGGAATTTGAAGGAGTGTTCGGATTCTCTGTGTCCC ACACCACCAGGAAGCCCAGACCAGGGGAGGCTGATGGAAAAG ATTACCACTTTGTGACCGTCCAGGAGATGCAGCGTGGGATCGATAGCGGGGAGTTTATAGAACACGCTGTGTTTTCAGGGAACATGTACGGGACCAG TAAAGCCGCGGTCCATGCCGTTCAGTCCGGGAATCAGATCTGTATCCTGGACATAGACATGCAGGGGGTAAAAAGCATTAAGAAGACCGACCTGAATCCCATCTACATCTCTATCCAACCTCCGTCTGTCGAGATCTTG GAAAAACGGCTTAGAGACCGGAAAACAGAGTCCGAGGAAAGTTTACAGAAGAGACTGGCAGTGGCGAAACGCGACATTGAGATCA GTAAGGAACCCGGTCTCTTTGATGAAGCCATTATTAACGATGATTTGGAAGACGCGTACTCTAAACTGAAAGCTGTTCTGAAGGAG GAAATTAATAAAGCCCAGTCCTCGAAAGATTCCTGA
- the GUK1 gene encoding guanylate kinase isoform X1, whose product MISRRFLSRLVPAVMAGPRPVVLSGPSGAGKSTLLKRLLKEFEGVFGFSVSHTTRKPRPGEADGKDYHFVTVQEMQRGIDSGEFIEHAVFSGNMYGTSKAAVHAVQSGNQICILDIDMQGVKSIKKTDLNPIYISIQPPSVEILEKRLRDRKTESEESLQKRLAVAKRDIEISKEPGLFDEAIINDDLEDAYSKLKAVLKEEINKAQSSKDS is encoded by the exons ATGATCAGCAGGAGATTCTTGTCCCGTCTGGTGCCTgcag TGATGGCTGGACCCAGACCTGTGGTGCTCAGCGGACCCTCTGGTGCGGGAAAGAGCACGCTCTTAAAGAGGCTGCTGAAGGAATTTGAAGGAGTGTTCGGATTCTCTGTGTCCC ACACCACCAGGAAGCCCAGACCAGGGGAGGCTGATGGAAAAG ATTACCACTTTGTGACCGTCCAGGAGATGCAGCGTGGGATCGATAGCGGGGAGTTTATAGAACACGCTGTGTTTTCAGGGAACATGTACGGGACCAG TAAAGCCGCGGTCCATGCCGTTCAGTCCGGGAATCAGATCTGTATCCTGGACATAGACATGCAGGGGGTAAAAAGCATTAAGAAGACCGACCTGAATCCCATCTACATCTCTATCCAACCTCCGTCTGTCGAGATCTTG GAAAAACGGCTTAGAGACCGGAAAACAGAGTCCGAGGAAAGTTTACAGAAGAGACTGGCAGTGGCGAAACGCGACATTGAGATCA GTAAGGAACCCGGTCTCTTTGATGAAGCCATTATTAACGATGATTTGGAAGACGCGTACTCTAAACTGAAAGCTGTTCTGAAGGAG GAAATTAATAAAGCCCAGTCCTCGAAAGATTCCTGA